A window of Mucilaginibacter paludis DSM 18603 contains these coding sequences:
- the rsmD gene encoding 16S rRNA (guanine(966)-N(2))-methyltransferase RsmD, producing MRIIGGKLRGLRLNTPKNLPVRPTTDLAKEALFNILNNQIEFEGLNVLDLFSGTGNISLEFASRGARQVVAVDRSVHCINYVKDTARQHKVEDIVTYKADVFKYLEMETEQYDLIFADPPYDLNRIPEIPKIIFEKGLLSADGLLIVEHQSMQNLSQHPAFVEQRKYGHSSFSFFKNLVS from the coding sequence ATGCGAATCATTGGTGGAAAATTAAGGGGATTAAGGCTTAATACACCTAAAAATTTACCCGTACGCCCTACAACCGACTTAGCTAAAGAGGCTTTGTTTAATATTTTAAACAACCAGATAGAGTTTGAGGGTTTAAACGTGCTTGATTTATTTAGCGGTACGGGTAATATCTCGCTGGAGTTTGCTTCGCGGGGAGCCAGGCAGGTTGTTGCTGTTGACCGGAGCGTGCATTGCATTAATTATGTAAAGGATACGGCCCGGCAGCATAAGGTGGAAGATATAGTAACCTATAAGGCCGATGTTTTTAAATACCTGGAAATGGAAACCGAACAGTACGACCTGATATTTGCTGACCCGCCTTACGACCTGAACCGTATACCCGAAATACCAAAAATTATTTTTGAGAAAGGCCTGCTTAGCGCCGATGGCTTGCTGATTGTGGAGCATCAATCGATGCAAAATTTGAGCCAGCATCCTGCATTTGTTGAACAGCGTAAATATGGGCATTCATCATTTTCGTTTTTTAAAAATTTAGTATCTTGA
- the coaD gene encoding pantetheine-phosphate adenylyltransferase: MKIALFPGSFDPVTKAHVDILKRSVALFDKVYIGIGVNSTKKGFLSIEKREQMLRAVFENEPKVHVVAYEGLTINFCKQIGAGYMIRGIRTVSDFEYEKAIAQMNHALEPEIESIFIVSKPGYSSISSTIVREILRYNGNAEQFIPKEALPYL; encoded by the coding sequence ATGAAAATTGCACTTTTCCCAGGCTCGTTTGATCCGGTTACCAAGGCTCATGTCGACATCCTTAAACGATCTGTAGCTTTGTTTGATAAGGTATACATTGGTATTGGTGTGAATAGCACCAAGAAGGGTTTTTTAAGTATCGAGAAACGCGAGCAGATGCTGCGCGCCGTTTTTGAAAACGAACCCAAAGTGCACGTGGTAGCTTACGAGGGCCTCACCATTAATTTTTGCAAACAAATTGGAGCGGGCTACATGATCCGCGGTATCCGTACCGTATCCGATTTTGAATACGAGAAGGCCATAGCGCAGATGAATCACGCCCTGGAACCCGAAATTGAAAGTATTTTTATTGTAAGCAAGCCCGGTTATTCGTCTATCAGCTCTACCATCGTACGCGAAATTTTGCGCTATAATGGTAACGCCGAGCAGTTTATTCCTAAGGAAGCTTTGCCTTATCTTTAA